The following proteins come from a genomic window of Maylandia zebra isolate NMK-2024a linkage group LG22, Mzebra_GT3a, whole genome shotgun sequence:
- the adnp2b gene encoding activity-dependent neuroprotector homeobox protein 2b, translating to MYQVPVGNIEKIRKARKAVKSILSEIGLEDCQNLLKEINENSEKNSDEDDAFQETEWMDFAEGYYSRMQKKWPYRSRSLCCSLCKYSSQNIYNFRSHVSRCHGYVQSFCALTPCSQCVFIGHPKVVKKHMLFFHAKLPVSNTQIPLQRETSLPTHRGNERYQCRRCAFPTSSIFAMKKHIILKHMESLAEQYIGYRLHLQGNSSVKVYCCKMCKVNTGTLDQMLHHMLIEPSHYTVSTQVQVLIYENKNYIVKPTPNGNGVFVTFPSIAPKPQQPQMLNSKSLVLPSNGQPAGTVVTLQQVQGTANSTTLICGPGTNQAFLPPQASALVQLASAEAKGLLQPGATIALRSALPQGPPMVHLPTVSNLALKQAPVTLTPASAPPSAPAPAQQTPQAQQILLQSGLQANVAAGPGTVPKPAAVTHSLATNQIGLQGTMLTSQSLLSHLIPTGNKVNGMPTYTFAPLQVAVPVSHSTSTALKSVEQINSTPQTKKWITCPLCNELFPSNVFDMHTEVAHQTKSSSSKSESVAARAAFLKKMPDKTVKCLTCKILLSEKSVFQHLLHGLNCLYCSALFFSIKQLIEHVKQHNPTSKAYCDFLRQKYRVYSKGAGGILFPYFDVHTSAPREILGDAEVKLALVTSSLDLIFFKLQPSNHPEICSVPVKVNSSYCPFCDEKFQQESDYLQHLKQKHFVAPTIHAILKTEAFKCIYCNGVYTGKVTQQAVMLHIQRCRCSPKPQQPPTPAAAPQPPPKPAQQVNQASGLYFLQVPQGLTMKQTLTPARVTPARVAPARVAPARLIPIVRPTEPPETEAELQSKRRLEAAWREVLEANKREREHRAAMRKKREQEKLLPPPEPEVQSDMAVKLLLEPTPTERRCSEERRDFISKYFNVNPYATKAETEELCKRLSLTKAELAALFSKKRSKCMKSLKRNTAGILLGFNMAELSKLKHNLVIPEQQPAESAADTTEEMESGEDAPEPMDESGNEKVTGGEQME from the exons gaaataaatgaaaactctGAGAAAAACTCGGATGAAGATGATGCTTTTCAGGAAACTGAGTGGATGGATTTTGCGGAAGGATACTACAGCAGAATGCAAAAGAAG TGGCCGTATCGGTCTCGatctctgtgctgcagcctgTGCAAGTACTCTTCACAAAACATCTACAACTTCAGGAGCCATGTCTCCCGCTGCCACGGTTACGTCCAGTCCTTCTGTGCGCTGACACCCTGCTCACAGTGCGTCTTCATCGGCCACCCCAAGGTTGTGAAGAAGCACATGCTGTTCTTCCACGCCAAACTCCCTGTGTCAAACACCCAGATACCGCTGCAGAGGGAAACATCTTTACCCACCCATCGTGGAAACGAGAGGTATCAGTGTCGAAGATGTGCGTTTCCCACATCTTCTATCTTTGCAATGAAGAAGCACATTATTCTGAAGCACATGGAGAGTTTGGCAGAGCAGTACATCGGTTACAGGTTGCACCTTCAGGGGAATTCATCTGTCAAAGTGTATTGCTGCAAGATGTGCAAGGTGAACACTGGAACTCTAGACCAAATGTTGCATCACATGCTCATCGAGCCATCACATTATACAGTAAGCACACAAGTGCAGGTTCTGATTTATGAGAATAAGAACTACATTGTTAAACCGACTCCTAATGGGAATGGTGTGTTTGTGACATTCCCAAGTATTGCTCCCAAACCACAGCAACCTCAAATGCTCAATAGTAAATCTTTGGTCTTGCCAAGTAACGGCCAACCTGCTGGGACTGTAGTGACATTACAGCAAGTACAAGGGACTGCAAACAGTACCACTCTGATCTGTGGCCCTGGAACAAACCAAGCTTTCCTGCCACCTCAGGCCTCAGCGCTAGTGCAGCTAGCTAGTGCTGAGGCTAAAGGTTTGCTTCAGCCCGGTGCCACGATAGCCCTCCGAAGTGCTTTGCCCCAAGGACCGCCTATGGTCCACCTTCCCACAGTTTCGAATCTTGCTCTAAAACAGGCGCCAGTGACCTTAACTCCCGCTTCAGCGCCTCCTTCAGCTCCTGCTCCTGCACAACAGACCCCACAAGCGCAGCAGATCCTCCTTCAGTCGGGACTGCAGGCGAACGTAGCAGCTGGACCTGGGACTGTACCCAAGCCTGCTGCAGTTACACACAGTTTAGCAACAAACCAAATCGGCCTACAAGGTACTATGTTGACTTCACAGTCTCTGCTGAGTCACCTGATCCCGACTGGCAACAAGGTGAACGGAATGCCCACGTACACTTTTGCTCCCCTGCAAGTAGCAGTGCCAGTCTCTCACAGCACAAGTACTGCCCTCAAGTCAGTTGAACAAATAAATTCCACGCCACAAACTAAGAAATGGATAACCTGTCCCCTCTGCAATGAACTCTTCCCTTCCAATGTCTTTGACATGCACACCGAGGTCGCCCACCAGACAAAATCTTCCTCGTCCAAGTCAGAAAGTGTAGCTGCGCGAGCTGCATTCCTGAAAAAAATGCCTGACAAAACTGTGAAATGTCTAACCTGCAAAATTCTACTATCAGAAAAGAGCGTCTTCCAGCACCTGCTGCATGGCTTGAATTGCTTGTACTGCTCAGCCTTGTTCTTCTCAATCAAACAGCTCATCGAACATGTAAAGCAGCACAATCCTACAAGCAAGGCATACTGTGATTTCCTGAGGCAGAAGTACAGAGTCTACTCAAAGGGTGCTGGAGGGATCCTGTTCCCTTATTTTGACGTTCACACCTCTGCGCCAAGAGAGATCCTTGGTGACGCAGAGGTCAAGCTCGCCTTGGTCACAAGTTCCCTAGATCTGATTTTCTTTAAGTTGCAGCCCAGCAACCACCCGGAAATCTGCTCCGTACCCGTCAAAGTCAACAGCTCCTACTGTCCCTTTTGTGATGAAAAGTTTCAGCAGGAGTCAGACTActtgcagcacctgaaacagaAGCACTTTGTAGCACCCACTATCCACGCTATTCTCAAGACGGAGGCTTTCAAGTGCATATACTGCAACGGCGTGTACACAGGAAAGGTCACCCAGCAGGCTGTGATGCTCCACATTCAGCGATGTCGTTGTTCACCCAAGCCACAACAACCACCCACACCTGCTGCAGCACCCCAGCCGCCACCAAAACCAGCTCAGCAGGTCAATCAGGCTTCCGGTCTCTACTTCCTTCAAGTACCACAAGGGCTGACTATGAAACAGACATTGACTCCAGCTCGCGTGACTCCAGCTCGTGTGGCTCCAGCTCGGGTTGCTCCAGCTCGCTTGATTCCTATCGTGCGCCCCACAGAGCCTCCGGAAACCGAAGCAGAGCTGCAGTCGAAGAGGAGACTGGAAGCTGCGTGGCGGGAGGTCCTCGAGGCCAACAAACGAGAGCGAGAACACAGGGCAGCCATGCGCAAGAAGCGAGAGCAGGAGAAGTTGTTGCCTCCGCCAGAGCCCGAAGTTCAGAGCGACATGGCGGTCAAGCTGCTGCTGGAGCCCACCCCAACGGAGCGCCGCTGCAGCGAGGAGCGTAGAGACTTCATATCCAAATACTTCAACGTGAACCCGTACGCGACCAAAGCAGAGACCGAAGAGCTGTGCAAGAGGCTGTCTCTTACCAAGGCGGAGCTGGCGGCGCTCTTCAGCAAGAAACGCAGCAAGTGCATGAAGAGTCTCAAGAGGAACACTGCAGGCATCCTCCTCGGCTTCAACATGGCCGAACTGAGCAAACTCAAGCACAACCTGGTCATCCCGGAGCAGCAGCCTGCCGAATCAGCAGCTGACACGACAGAGGAGATGGAAAGCGGCGAAGACGCACCAGAACCGATGGACGAAAGTGGAAATGAAAAAGTCACAGGTGGGGAGCAGATGGAATGA